One window of the Pristiophorus japonicus isolate sPriJap1 chromosome 23, sPriJap1.hap1, whole genome shotgun sequence genome contains the following:
- the nop10 gene encoding H/ACA ribonucleoprotein complex subunit 3 translates to MFLHYYLDSNGDRVYTLKKVDSEGRATPTAHPARFSPDDKYSRHRVTAKRRFNLLMTQHPPPIL, encoded by the exons atgttcCTGCATTATTACCTGGACAGCAATGGGGACAGAGTGTACACCCTGAAG AAGGTGGACTCGGAGGGGAGAGCCACTCCCACCGCCCATCCTGCTCGTTTCTCCCCCGACGACAAGTACTCCCGACACCGTGTCACCGCCAAGAGGCGCTTCAACCTGCTGATGACCCAACACCCGCCCCCCATCCTGTGA